One segment of Polyangiaceae bacterium DNA contains the following:
- a CDS encoding DUF4375 domain-containing protein, translating to MPRDFVQGLAEIDDRVAAEGYDALHPFERDLYDVNCFHFECVCGGLGVFFTNSAGAHWRETIGALGRVGARRAQGILTQACSLFPGGEPSPDILTFEEQANDPVLQERLGELGHEIDDGEIWSAMGAYWSAHSR from the coding sequence ATGCCACGCGATTTTGTCCAAGGGCTTGCCGAGATTGACGATCGCGTCGCCGCCGAGGGGTACGACGCGCTCCATCCCTTCGAACGCGACCTCTACGACGTGAACTGTTTCCATTTCGAATGCGTGTGCGGCGGGCTCGGCGTCTTCTTCACCAACAGCGCCGGCGCGCACTGGCGCGAGACGATCGGGGCGCTCGGCCGCGTGGGAGCGCGACGGGCCCAAGGCATTCTCACCCAAGCGTGCTCATTGTTCCCCGGTGGCGAACCGTCACCCGATATCCTCACTTTCGAAGAGCAGGCTAACGATCCAGTGCTCCAGGAAAGACTCGGTGAGCTCGGACACGAGATCGATGACGGTGAGATCTGGAGCGCCATGGGCGCGTATTGGAGCGCGCACTCCCGCTGA
- a CDS encoding SMI1/KNR4 family protein: MDVNSHKLPHALVERVVRGPRARKRGSWHLRADCDCFGAPLETELAQFMDFAEMEATTRDLLSNFPPGPNEFAVGPSAIPDPKGFAEIVAFAISGDGAYFCLDYRASAEPSVIWWDDTHWKRVAPSFQDFLGLFDLQMD; encoded by the coding sequence ATGGATGTGAACAGTCACAAGTTGCCGCATGCGCTGGTGGAGCGCGTCGTTCGTGGGCCGCGTGCACGCAAGCGCGGAAGCTGGCATCTGCGCGCAGACTGCGACTGCTTCGGAGCTCCGCTCGAAACCGAGTTGGCTCAGTTCATGGATTTCGCGGAGATGGAGGCAACGACACGGGATCTGCTGAGCAACTTTCCGCCGGGGCCGAACGAGTTCGCGGTGGGGCCCTCCGCAATTCCTGATCCCAAAGGCTTCGCAGAGATAGTCGCCTTCGCCATCTCAGGTGACGGTGCGTACTTCTGTCTCGACTACCGAGCCAGCGCGGAGCCGTCGGTGATCTGGTGGGACGATACCCACTGGAAACGAGTCGCGCCTAGCTTCCAAGACTTCCTCGGCCTGTTCGACCTGCAGATGGACTGA
- a CDS encoding AAA family ATPase, whose protein sequence is MATSSDLLASFGLRTAPFSKEIDDADLWLPESKAVLVADIEEALAERQSVLLLGEPGVGKTCVLRALRHRLPQAGFRLTYCRNSTLGRRDFYRLLCHTLGLHPTSTAANLFLAVETHVHDLRRDKVHPIFLLDEAHLLHADMLAHLHILMNYEWDAKALLSLLLVGLPELEGNLQRRAHRSLLTRIHHRFLIPPASVEDTAEYVRYRLAKAGTDRALFPDDALAALHELSQGSLREIDRLATAALRDAGRRKKKLVDRDVVVRAGEALVRFD, encoded by the coding sequence ATGGCGACCTCTTCTGATCTGCTCGCGAGCTTCGGTCTGCGCACCGCGCCCTTCTCGAAGGAGATCGACGACGCGGATCTGTGGCTGCCGGAAAGCAAGGCCGTGCTCGTTGCCGATATCGAGGAAGCGCTTGCCGAACGGCAGAGCGTCCTGCTGCTCGGCGAACCCGGTGTCGGCAAGACGTGTGTGCTGCGCGCGCTACGGCATCGGCTCCCTCAAGCGGGCTTCCGCCTGACGTACTGTCGCAACTCCACGCTCGGCCGGCGGGACTTCTACCGCCTGCTCTGCCACACACTCGGACTGCACCCGACCTCGACGGCGGCCAACCTCTTCCTGGCCGTCGAGACGCATGTGCACGACCTGCGGCGTGACAAGGTGCACCCCATCTTCCTGCTCGACGAGGCCCACCTGCTCCACGCCGACATGCTTGCCCACCTGCACATCCTGATGAACTACGAGTGGGACGCGAAGGCGCTGCTCTCGCTGCTGCTCGTGGGGCTGCCGGAACTGGAAGGCAACCTGCAGCGCCGCGCACACCGCTCGCTGCTGACGCGCATCCACCATCGCTTCCTCATCCCGCCCGCCAGCGTCGAGGACACGGCCGAGTACGTCCGCTACCGTCTCGCCAAGGCCGGCACCGACCGCGCGCTCTTTCCCGACGACGCACTCGCCGCCCTGCACGAGCTGTCGCAGGGCTCCTTGCGCGAGATCGACCGCCTGGCCACGGCGGCCTTGCGCGATGCCGGCCGGCGCAAGAAGAAGCTCGTCGACCGCGATGTCGTCGTGCGTGCCGGCGAAGCGCTGGTGCGTTTCGACTGA
- a CDS encoding DDE-type integrase/transposase/recombinase, translating into MSVPLMLRTLRTDGRVGPEVTECTVRRMLAERGLARTVDVAAAAGKARLRWQAERPGALWHGDVCHGPTLKLDGRRVPVRVHGMLDDASRYVVALRVASNEREQTMLTLLSQSLMEYGKCDALYLDNGATYRGEILRLVCSRLGITLLHAKPYDAPARGKMERFWRRLREEALSHIGEVASLVDVEQKLRTWLVRYYQSSPHAGLLGRDPATCFAEGEKVPVTEEELRVALTVRKRRRVRRDSTISMGGKTYEVPLGYLAGQVVTVATSLFDGTEPVIELDDKRVPLHVVDAVGNGKKGRPRRRPAPTRPRNPVDFDPGKTLVDNEEDSDGDLF; encoded by the coding sequence GTGAGCGTGCCGCTGATGCTGCGCACCTTGCGCACCGACGGCCGCGTCGGCCCCGAGGTGACCGAGTGCACCGTGCGTCGCATGTTGGCCGAGCGCGGCCTGGCCCGGACGGTGGACGTGGCGGCGGCGGCTGGCAAGGCCCGGCTGCGCTGGCAAGCGGAGCGGCCGGGCGCGCTGTGGCACGGCGACGTCTGTCACGGGCCAACGCTCAAGCTCGACGGCCGGCGCGTGCCGGTCCGCGTGCATGGGATGCTCGACGACGCCTCGCGCTACGTCGTGGCCCTGCGCGTCGCGAGCAACGAGCGGGAGCAGACCATGCTCACGCTCCTGTCGCAGTCGCTCATGGAGTACGGCAAGTGCGACGCGCTCTACCTGGACAACGGCGCCACCTACCGGGGCGAAATCCTGCGGCTGGTCTGCTCACGTCTCGGAATCACGCTCCTGCACGCGAAGCCGTACGACGCACCGGCTCGTGGGAAGATGGAGCGCTTCTGGCGCCGGCTACGGGAAGAGGCGCTGTCGCACATCGGCGAGGTCGCTTCGCTGGTCGACGTCGAGCAGAAGCTGCGCACCTGGCTCGTGCGCTACTACCAGTCGTCTCCGCATGCGGGACTGCTCGGTCGCGACCCGGCCACGTGCTTCGCCGAGGGCGAGAAGGTCCCGGTCACCGAGGAGGAGCTGCGCGTGGCGCTGACCGTCCGCAAGCGGCGCCGGGTGCGTCGCGATTCGACCATCAGCATGGGCGGCAAGACGTACGAGGTGCCGCTCGGCTACCTCGCGGGCCAGGTCGTGACGGTCGCGACCAGCCTCTTCGACGGCACGGAACCGGTGATCGAACTCGACGACAAGCGTGTACCGCTGCACGTCGTCGACGCCGTCGGCAACGGCAAGAAAGGCAGGCCGCGCCGGCGCCCTGCGCCGACGCGCCCCCGCAACCCCGTGGACTTCGATCCGGGCAAGACGCTCGTCGACAACGAGGAGGACTCTGATGGCGACCTCTTCTGA